A stretch of DNA from Oryza brachyantha chromosome 4, ObraRS2, whole genome shotgun sequence:
TGCATGTTTAATTACTGGTTAATTGCGTTCCTTTTGGATTGGAgaaacggcggcggcaatCAAAACAGAGGCACCTGTTTCGGTTTGCAGAGTGGAGTTATGCCATTGTGTACATGGTGAGGTGGGGCACGTAACGTGGAAAAGTGAGCAATTTTAATGTCATTGAGTGGGTGCTGagatgtatcaaaattttagtataaaatttgatatcttctaaTATCTAGGTATTAAAATTctacactgaaattttgatactTCTTGAGACTTTCTCAAGAACCGTCAATATTTGTGGAAAGTAgtgttattaaaaatattaagaattAAAAACTACTAcctctctaaatgtttgacgccattgactttttaatgcatcttcttatttaaaaaatttatataattactaattatttttatatcattttatctattgttaaaaagttaatgacgtcaaacatttaggacatAGGACATAGGGAgtatattaatatgagatgTATAGACCGAAGATCAAATTAAACTGATTTGGAACGAAAATAATAACTTAAAACGGAACTGATttgaatttacaaatttatggATCTCTCATATTAATACAtgtaatttattcttttaatttttaataactattgaATATTGAACTAGAAAAAGAGTGGACTTCTATTACGAAGGATGAAAATCCATAGTCTTGCAGAGAGAATATTCTTCAAGTTACATACACACAATGCAGTACATACAGGTACAGTGGCAAGCGCTTCGGGAGTATCTCAAGTTTGCAGAGAGAATATTCTCCAATTTCTTGTTAATTTGAAGCGCATGAGAAATACATGCGCGTACATAATAAACAATACTTAGGATCTGAATAAACTAGATACAGTTTTAACTCTACTTTTTATCGATCTTTGACATAAAGAACATGTTCAGTTTGTTGCCCAAACAAGCATTATCATTTAgttaaatccaaaatttgttattgccaaaatttttggcaagATCAAGATATATAGATTCGTGAACTTTCTAGAATTATCGAATATTGATACCGTTACGATGATGAAGTTAGTTTAGTTTATTATccaccaaaattttgacaatacCAATATTTCTAATGGTTGATTTTGGGgccaaaaattttaggatgGCCTAATGAGGATTCCTATAGTCATCCCATATTAGATTTGCCCCTACTTACTTCTTCGTTCTCCGTTCCATATATAGTGATGTTTTGAATGAGGTTAACCaaactattataattttgactataataactttacaaatatttagtttgaggACACTAAACAGTCACCTAATAGATAGTcgaagaaactatttttataaaattaatgttttacttatttttatatatgttattatagaaaattataacaaaatatatggaGACCAAGTTTGTGGAGGGAGTATCTTGCCGTAGCTACATTTGCTGCACTGGTTGAAAGAAACAACGTACAGTGGTTATTTCGAAGTTGGAAGAGCAGGCCAGATACTTCCTCCCTCTCTGAATATTtaatgccgttgactttttatacatgtttgaccattcgttttatttaatttttttataaaatatgtaaaagatatatatatatgcataaaagtatacttaacaataaatagataaaaataattattaattatgtaattttttaaataagataaataatcaaaatatgtattaaaaagtaaacgacgttaaatatttagggacagagaTATTATTTGGTAGCAATGCGGCCTTCAGCTGACGCATTCGTCATGTTCATGCAGGCAAGAAGCCAAGCAGAGTGCACATGACACAGAGCGAGTGTGAAAGACGTATCATGAGATCAATGAAATATCCTTGCTCATCCTGCAGccttaatttatatattacatgGTACATAGaccgggaaggaaaaaggaaaaaagaactcCCTTGATTAATTCCCCATTTTGTTCACGCGCACACCACCCAATCCAAAAGCGGCCAAGAACACAGCAAGATACATTTTTTGCTACGGCTCCTCCGTCCTCCAATCGATCGACCCATCCGACATGCGCCCGACGCAACTGGTGGCGATCAAACGAGCGCACGCAAGCGGAAACCCAACTCTGTGTGGATCCATGGCGAGCGAGCGGGGTGGGGTGGATTGCTCATAGGCCGAGCGCGCCGAGCGGCGTCTTGCCCTGGCCGGCCTCGAAGTAGAAGATGAGCATGGCGAGCATGGCGAGGCGGGCGTGCTTGATCTCGGCCAGCTTGAGCCGCTCGAGCTTCTCGGTGTCGGGGATGTAGACGCCGTCCCTGGtctcgccgccgaggccgagcGGGTCGAAGAACTTGCCGCCCGGGTAGCCCTGCTCGCCGGTGGCGTTGGCGAAGTTCTCGGCGGTGCGGGACCACGGCGTGGCCCACTCCACCGACTGCGAGTCCGGGTTGAAGAAGTCGACCCACCGCTTGGACTCCACCCAGCCCATGAGCAGCAGCTGCGTGCCGAGGAGGGAGCCGAAGGAGAAGGGCGCGATGGCCTCCGGCTGCGCGCCGGCCTCGAACCACGCCACGCCGCTCCACGCCTGCCCGACGAAGATGCCCAgcaccgccgccatcgcccacCGCCCGTGGATCAGCTCCGCCTCCCTGTACCACTTGAGGTACGCCGGGTCCTTGCCGAGCCCCAGCGGGTCGAACCCGAAGTCTCCGGGGAGCCTGCACGACGCACGCGCCCGGTGTCAAACACTCTCTCATGGACGACGCTCCACCGCAGAACGCGTGACGCGAGGagggagaaggaagagaaaaggGGGAGAGGCAACTTACGAGCCGTCGAGCCAGGGCGGGTTGATGAACTCGGCGTCGCTCTTGAAGGCCGGGATCCACGACTTCTTGGCGGACACGACGAGCACGCGGCGCGGGGCGCCCGGcttggcgccggcgacgccgacggcatTGGCGAGCGCGCGCTTCGCGCCGAGGAAGGGCGTCTTGAGCACGGCCGCGGacgcggtggcggaggtggaggcgagCGCCATGGTGTTCGTCGTCGCGCTAGCTCCCGGTGCAGCGCGCGTCGTCTGATCGAGCTAGCAGGACCGTCACGGCGGCGAGTCGATATTAATCGTGGCGTCGCGGCGCGGGGGAGCCACAAGATGGGGAGCTGGGAAATCCCGGGGGAGCTGGGGTGGATATGGCGCCGGCCAATGGGGAGCACGCACCATCGGATTTTGCCGCGCAGGTGGACGCCACGTGGGACTATATCCTGCCCCTGGCGCTGCTTGTGATTTGTGGGGACGGACCCTCCCGTCTGACCTGGCCGCTCTGCTGTAAAACCCCGTTCTGTGCTAACTACCCCAGTTCACTGAAATTTCctgtcaaaaattatatttgcaaaatatggtaattaaggGGAAAAGGTTTTCACGATAAAATTGTCGTACAGGACAATCCATTTCCACTGAATTTGTGGCA
This window harbors:
- the LOC102716777 gene encoding chlorophyll a-b binding protein CP24, chloroplastic, with protein sequence MALASTSATASAAVLKTPFLGAKRALANAVGVAGAKPGAPRRVLVVSAKKSWIPAFKSDAEFINPPWLDGSLPGDFGFDPLGLGKDPAYLKWYREAELIHGRWAMAAVLGIFVGQAWSGVAWFEAGAQPEAIAPFSFGSLLGTQLLLMGWVESKRWVDFFNPDSQSVEWATPWSRTAENFANATGEQGYPGGKFFDPLGLGGETRDGVYIPDTEKLERLKLAEIKHARLAMLAMLIFYFEAGQGKTPLGALGL